One region of Ferviditalea candida genomic DNA includes:
- a CDS encoding F0F1 ATP synthase subunit delta, whose product MSEGVIARRYARALFELAQEHNALDAVEADLKVVNQAIEDSPEFHNFLLHPQIDTKIKKEKMSNIFSGKITEQVFSLLLLLLDRRRENILSAMVQEFVKMANEARNIAEATFVSAVPLNSEELNEVGAQFGEKIKKTLRVANVVDPSIIGGLIVRIDDRLYDGSVKNKLSKFKHKLYRQG is encoded by the coding sequence ATGAGCGAAGGAGTCATCGCCAGACGGTATGCCCGGGCATTATTTGAATTGGCGCAAGAGCACAATGCTCTCGACGCCGTGGAAGCCGATCTGAAAGTCGTCAATCAAGCGATCGAGGATTCTCCAGAATTTCATAATTTCCTTCTCCATCCGCAAATTGATACGAAAATAAAAAAAGAAAAGATGTCCAACATTTTTTCCGGGAAAATTACGGAGCAGGTTTTTTCTCTGCTGTTATTGCTGCTTGACCGTCGGAGAGAAAATATTTTGTCCGCAATGGTTCAAGAGTTTGTCAAGATGGCCAATGAAGCGCGGAATATCGCCGAAGCCACCTTCGTCTCCGCGGTTCCTCTCAATAGTGAAGAACTCAATGAAGTCGGCGCTCAATTCGGAGAGAAAATCAAGAAGACCTTGCGAGTGGCGAATGTCGTGGATCCTTCGATTATCGGAGGACTGATTGTTCGTATTGATGATCGTTTATATGATGGCAGCGTTAAAAACAAGTTGTCCAAATTCAAGCACAAGCTCTATAGACAGGGGTGA
- the atpF gene encoding F0F1 ATP synthase subunit B, giving the protein MISLGSLHLELGTMLVQLIAFLILLWLVRVFAMKPAMKIMNDRQAYIENQISSAEQTRDEAYRLVEEQKKILADAKKEAYDLIESAKAQKEREASEILKAAQQRAERIIQEATAEIENEKVKAIAELRDQVGNLSVMLASKILEKELNAAQQQKMIDDFLKQVEGQL; this is encoded by the coding sequence TTGATTTCACTTGGATCGTTGCACCTTGAACTAGGTACGATGCTAGTCCAACTTATCGCTTTCTTGATCCTGCTCTGGCTTGTGCGCGTTTTCGCAATGAAGCCGGCCATGAAAATCATGAATGACCGTCAGGCATATATTGAGAACCAGATTTCCAGTGCCGAACAAACTCGTGATGAAGCTTATCGCCTGGTTGAAGAGCAAAAGAAAATTTTGGCCGATGCCAAGAAAGAAGCCTATGATTTGATTGAAAGCGCCAAAGCGCAAAAAGAGCGCGAAGCGTCGGAAATCCTCAAGGCTGCTCAGCAGCGTGCGGAAAGAATCATTCAAGAGGCCACGGCTGAAATTGAGAACGAGAAGGTTAAAGCGATCGCCGAATTGCGCGATCAAGTCGGAAACCTGTCGGTGATGCTGGCATCGAAAATTCTTGAAAAAGAATTGAATGCGGCTCAGCAGCAAAAGATGATTGACGATTTCCTCAAGCAAGTGGAGGGTCAATTATGA
- the atpE gene encoding F0F1 ATP synthase subunit C produces MDFAIAMGIVFGLAAIGSGIGMGLIVGRTIEGTARQPELRSSLMGLMFLGVGLVDALPIIAVVIGFMLMGRALA; encoded by the coding sequence ATGGATTTCGCAATTGCAATGGGTATCGTGTTTGGTTTGGCGGCGATCGGTTCCGGTATTGGTATGGGTCTGATTGTCGGTCGTACGATTGAGGGGACTGCTCGTCAGCCTGAGCTTCGTTCCAGCTTAATGGGTCTTATGTTCCTCGGTGTCGGTCTTGTCGACGCACTGCCGATTATCGCAGTCGTTATCGGATTCATGCTCATGGGTAGAGCGCTAGCTTAA
- a CDS encoding ATP synthase subunit I — MLSFQPYVRSIFFVSFMFLLIACMIWFLFPAYRPFAGGYILGAVFSVLNGLILAVKTVHTGEYALKQRSRRPGTGLLQRFLLAGFAGFTAFKYPAFFHPAGVILGLSSLTVLSLLLAFIYYLKKDRTTAERGEK; from the coding sequence ATGCTGTCTTTTCAGCCCTATGTTCGTTCTATCTTTTTTGTATCGTTCATGTTTTTACTAATTGCATGTATGATTTGGTTTCTGTTTCCCGCATACCGTCCATTTGCCGGAGGCTATATTTTGGGTGCGGTTTTTAGTGTGTTGAATGGTTTGATCCTCGCTGTCAAAACGGTTCATACCGGCGAATATGCGCTGAAGCAAAGAAGCAGGAGACCGGGCACGGGCTTGCTTCAAAGATTTTTGCTGGCCGGCTTTGCAGGATTTACCGCCTTCAAGTATCCCGCCTTTTTTCATCCAGCAGGGGTGATTCTGGGTTTATCGTCATTAACCGTTTTATCTTTGCTCTTGGCTTTCATTTATTATCTCAAAAAGGATCGTACTACGGCGGAAAGGGGTGAAAAATAG
- a CDS encoding NADH-quinone oxidoreductase subunit A, which yields MDSYLNNYVIVAIFLALAIFLPIAALTLGRFLRPNKPNSEKATTYESGNEPMGESHVRFNIRYYLFALMFVVFDVETVFLYPWAVAYRHLGLFALIEMLIFVSLLIVGLLYAWKKKVLQWNSI from the coding sequence ATGGACTCGTATTTGAACAATTACGTGATCGTCGCCATCTTTTTGGCATTGGCCATATTTTTGCCGATTGCAGCCCTGACATTGGGACGTTTTCTGCGTCCGAACAAACCGAACAGCGAAAAAGCGACAACCTATGAAAGCGGGAATGAACCGATGGGAGAAAGTCATGTCAGGTTTAATATCCGCTATTATCTGTTTGCGCTGATGTTTGTCGTTTTTGATGTGGAGACTGTATTCTTGTATCCCTGGGCGGTCGCATACCGCCATTTGGGTCTATTTGCATTAATCGAGATGCTCATTTTCGTCTCCTTGTTAATCGTAGGCTTATTATATGCTTGGAAAAAGAAGGTGCTGCAATGGAATTCGATTTAG
- the atpG gene encoding ATP synthase F1 subunit gamma, translated as MAKGIRDIKRQIKSIKDTRQITKAMEMVAASKLRRAQQAAESARPYSDKMKEVVTSIASGSKGVKHPMLEKREIKKTGYLIVTSDKGLVGGYNANLLRKLTDTIQSRHKSKDEYVLFVIGRKGRDYCKRRELPIVEEVTGLSDSPKFSDIKSIAASAVKKFAEGAYDELYLLYNKFNSAISQTPVETRLLPLADMAEEGVKSNYEYEPSPEGVLETLLPQYAETLIYSAVLEGKASEFGAKMTAMGNATKNATEMINKYTLIYNRARQAAITQEISEIVAGANALE; from the coding sequence GTGGCAAAAGGAATACGCGATATCAAGCGTCAAATCAAAAGCATCAAGGACACCAGGCAGATTACCAAGGCCATGGAAATGGTCGCCGCTTCGAAGCTGAGAAGAGCGCAGCAGGCTGCCGAATCTGCCCGTCCTTACTCGGATAAGATGAAAGAAGTCGTTACCAGTATTGCTTCCGGCTCCAAGGGTGTCAAGCACCCCATGCTGGAGAAGCGGGAAATCAAAAAGACCGGTTATTTGATTGTCACCTCCGACAAGGGTCTTGTCGGGGGATACAATGCAAATTTGCTCCGGAAACTGACGGATACGATTCAGTCCCGGCATAAGTCGAAGGATGAGTATGTCCTGTTCGTTATCGGCAGAAAAGGCCGCGATTACTGCAAGAGAAGAGAATTGCCGATCGTTGAAGAGGTAACCGGCCTGTCCGATTCGCCTAAATTCTCGGATATTAAATCGATAGCTGCATCGGCTGTTAAGAAATTTGCAGAAGGCGCCTATGATGAGTTGTACTTGCTTTACAACAAATTCAACAGCGCAATTTCGCAAACTCCGGTTGAGACCCGTTTGCTGCCGTTGGCCGATATGGCTGAGGAAGGCGTAAAATCGAACTACGAGTATGAACCCTCTCCGGAAGGCGTTCTCGAAACACTATTGCCGCAGTATGCGGAAACTTTGATCTACAGTGCGGTATTGGAAGGCAAGGCCAGCGAATTTGGGGCAAAGATGACGGCGATGGGCAATGCGACAAAGAACGCGACGGAAATGATTAACAAATATACGCTGATTTACAACCGCGCGCGTCAAGCAGCGATCACGCAGGAAATTTCCGAAATTGTCGCCGGCGCGAACGCTTTGGAATAA
- a CDS encoding F0F1 ATP synthase subunit epsilon, translating to MSSFILEIVTPERKVYEKEAEMVVAKGVAGEMGILANHIPLVTPLKIATVKAKRENGEELIAVHGGFMEVRKDRVVILAETAELPEEIDVQRALAAKERAENRLSAKQEDLDYRRAEIALQKALTRIKASGKSI from the coding sequence ATGAGCAGTTTTATCCTGGAAATCGTAACTCCGGAACGAAAAGTATACGAGAAGGAAGCCGAAATGGTGGTCGCCAAAGGAGTAGCCGGCGAAATGGGTATTCTGGCAAACCACATTCCGCTTGTCACTCCGCTTAAAATCGCAACGGTAAAAGCGAAAAGAGAGAATGGCGAAGAACTGATCGCCGTACACGGGGGCTTTATGGAAGTGCGCAAGGACCGCGTCGTTATTCTCGCGGAAACAGCCGAACTTCCTGAGGAAATTGACGTTCAGCGCGCGCTGGCTGCAAAAGAGCGGGCTGAGAATCGTCTTTCCGCCAAGCAGGAAGATTTGGATTACCGCAGAGCGGAAATCGCTCTGCAAAAAGCGTTGACCCGGATTAAAGCCAGCGGAAAAAGCATATGA
- a CDS encoding NADH-quinone oxidoreductase subunit D → MVRTEELLLNVGPQHPSTHGVLRIVVKLDGEVITEADPVIGYLHRGTEKLAEGLNYTQIIPYTDRMDYVSAMTNNYVLVNAVETLMGLEIPEKAEFLRLIVMELQRIASHLVWWGTYLLDIGAMTPFLFAFKDREIIINLFNELSGARLTYFYMRVGGVKWDAPDGWIEKVRDFIPYMRGRLGEYEDLVGGNEIFLARIKGVGAYDAQTAIDYGLSGANLRSAGVKWDLRKDQPYSLYDRFEFDVPVGRNGDCYDRYTVRMEEIRQSLRILEQAVEQFPHEGEIMGKVPRVIRPPEGEVYSRIESPRGEIGCYIVSKGKAEPYRLKFRRPSFVNLQILPKLLIGESMTNLVTILGSIDIVLGEVDC, encoded by the coding sequence TTGGTTCGTACCGAAGAGTTATTGCTGAATGTGGGACCGCAGCATCCAAGCACGCACGGTGTGCTTAGGATCGTCGTTAAATTGGACGGGGAAGTGATCACGGAAGCCGACCCGGTGATCGGATATTTGCACAGAGGAACGGAAAAATTGGCGGAAGGCCTGAATTATACGCAGATCATTCCGTACACCGATCGCATGGACTATGTATCGGCGATGACCAATAACTATGTGCTGGTGAATGCCGTGGAGACCTTGATGGGTCTTGAGATTCCGGAAAAAGCCGAGTTTCTGCGCCTGATCGTCATGGAGCTTCAGCGCATTGCCAGCCATCTGGTTTGGTGGGGCACGTATTTATTGGATATCGGCGCGATGACTCCATTTTTGTTTGCGTTCAAGGATCGCGAGATCATTATCAATTTGTTTAATGAATTAAGCGGTGCCAGATTGACCTATTTTTATATGCGGGTCGGCGGGGTCAAATGGGACGCTCCGGACGGCTGGATCGAGAAGGTTCGGGATTTCATTCCCTACATGCGCGGCAGACTCGGGGAATATGAGGATTTGGTCGGAGGCAATGAAATTTTTCTTGCTCGGATTAAAGGTGTCGGAGCCTATGATGCGCAAACCGCGATTGACTACGGGTTGAGCGGTGCGAACCTGCGAAGCGCAGGGGTCAAATGGGATTTGCGAAAAGACCAGCCTTACAGCCTGTACGATCGGTTCGAATTTGACGTCCCGGTCGGACGCAACGGGGACTGCTATGACAGATACACGGTTCGAATGGAAGAAATCCGGCAAAGCTTGAGAATTTTGGAACAAGCGGTCGAACAATTTCCCCATGAAGGGGAAATTATGGGGAAGGTGCCTAGAGTCATCCGCCCGCCGGAAGGCGAAGTTTACTCCCGCATTGAATCGCCCCGCGGAGAGATCGGGTGCTATATCGTTTCCAAAGGCAAGGCGGAGCCTTACAGGCTGAAATTCCGAAGACCTTCCTTTGTAAACCTGCAAATTCTTCCGAAGCTGCTGATTGGTGAGAGCATGACGAACTTGGTTACGATTTTGGGTTCGATTGATATTGTCCTCGGGGAGGTGGACTGCTGA
- the atpB gene encoding F0F1 ATP synthase subunit A: protein MEEHLSPSFTAFGLVFDVSTILMTLVASVIVFLIIFFATRNLTSRTPKGMQNFLEWVIEFVRGIAKQSMDAGTAERFVTLGLTLFLYVFIANQLGLLFNVVTVQTAPNESIGVTAELLQHAKSAGQEGVSVSWWKSPTATVSIPFALAIMVLLYTHWLGLRQGAGKYVKSYFQPHWALLPLNIIEELSKFLSFPLRLFGNIFAGEVLIWVLVPSIQAGGISYILSLPLIAWLGYSIFVGSIQAFIFTMLTMVYIAHRVHTHEAH, encoded by the coding sequence ATGGAAGAACATTTGTCGCCGTCATTTACGGCATTTGGCTTGGTGTTTGATGTTTCTACAATTCTCATGACCCTTGTGGCAAGCGTAATCGTCTTTTTGATCATCTTTTTTGCAACCCGCAACCTGACCAGCAGAACGCCCAAAGGAATGCAGAATTTTCTGGAATGGGTAATTGAATTTGTCAGGGGTATTGCCAAACAAAGCATGGATGCGGGAACTGCGGAGCGATTCGTCACTTTGGGTTTGACCTTGTTTTTGTATGTTTTCATTGCAAATCAGCTTGGTTTGCTTTTCAATGTAGTAACCGTACAAACTGCTCCCAATGAATCGATTGGTGTCACTGCGGAATTGCTGCAGCACGCCAAATCGGCCGGTCAAGAAGGGGTGTCGGTATCTTGGTGGAAATCCCCTACGGCTACCGTCAGCATACCGTTTGCTTTGGCGATCATGGTGCTGCTGTATACGCATTGGCTGGGCTTGAGGCAGGGCGCGGGTAAATACGTGAAAAGTTATTTCCAGCCCCACTGGGCTTTGCTTCCCTTGAATATTATTGAAGAGCTGTCCAAATTCCTGTCCTTCCCTTTGCGGTTATTCGGTAATATTTTTGCGGGTGAAGTGCTCATATGGGTGCTTGTTCCTTCGATTCAGGCAGGCGGTATCTCGTACATACTGTCCTTGCCGTTGATTGCTTGGCTCGGGTACTCCATATTCGTAGGATCGATTCAAGCATTCATCTTTACCATGTTGACCATGGTCTACATTGCGCATAGAGTTCACACTCACGAAGCGCACTGA
- the atpD gene encoding F0F1 ATP synthase subunit beta: MNKGRVLSVTGPVVDIEFERGQLPDILNAITIQDNSGPREINLTLEVAVHLGDNVARCVAMSSTDGLVRGVDALDTGKPISVPVGNAALGRVLNVLGEPIDKQGPIQTEMYQPIHRPAPSFEELSVEQEILETGIKVIDLIAPYAKGGKIGLFGGAGVGKTVTIQELINNIAQEHGGISVFAGVGERTREGNDLYHEMKDSGVISKTTMVFGQMNEPPGARQRVALTGLTMAEYYRDHEGKDVLLFIDNIFRFTQAGSEVSALLGRMPSAVGYQPTLATEMGQLQERITSTKKGSVTSIQAIYVPADDYTDPAPATTFAHLDATTNLERRIAELGIFPAVDPLASSSRILTPEIVGDDHYQVAQGVKRILQRYKELQDIIAILGMDELSDEDKLTVQRARKIERFLSQPFHVAEQFTGIKGVYVPVKETVRSFKEILEGKHDNLPEAAFMYVGTIEEAVEKAKTL; encoded by the coding sequence ATGAACAAAGGACGCGTTTTATCGGTAACGGGGCCGGTCGTCGACATTGAATTCGAGCGTGGCCAGCTTCCCGACATCTTAAATGCGATCACCATTCAGGACAACTCGGGTCCTCGCGAAATCAATCTGACATTGGAAGTGGCCGTGCATCTGGGTGACAACGTCGCTCGCTGTGTCGCCATGTCCTCTACAGACGGACTTGTTCGCGGTGTCGATGCCCTGGATACAGGCAAGCCGATATCCGTTCCGGTCGGCAATGCGGCATTGGGCCGTGTACTGAACGTGCTGGGTGAGCCGATCGACAAGCAGGGACCTATTCAAACGGAAATGTATCAACCGATTCACAGACCGGCTCCTTCCTTTGAGGAATTATCGGTGGAGCAGGAAATTCTGGAAACCGGAATTAAAGTTATCGACCTGATCGCACCGTATGCGAAGGGCGGTAAAATCGGATTGTTCGGCGGTGCGGGTGTAGGTAAGACCGTTACCATTCAAGAATTGATCAATAACATCGCACAGGAACACGGCGGAATTTCCGTATTCGCGGGCGTTGGAGAAAGAACCCGTGAAGGAAATGACCTGTATCATGAAATGAAAGACTCCGGCGTTATCTCGAAAACGACAATGGTGTTCGGACAGATGAACGAACCGCCGGGTGCGCGTCAGCGCGTTGCTTTGACCGGATTGACGATGGCCGAATATTATCGCGACCATGAAGGAAAAGACGTGCTGCTGTTTATCGACAACATCTTCCGCTTTACCCAAGCTGGTTCGGAGGTTTCCGCTCTGTTGGGACGGATGCCTTCAGCGGTTGGTTATCAGCCGACGCTGGCAACGGAAATGGGTCAGCTGCAGGAACGGATTACTTCCACGAAAAAAGGCTCGGTTACCTCGATCCAAGCGATCTATGTGCCTGCGGACGATTACACCGACCCTGCACCAGCAACGACGTTTGCGCATTTGGATGCAACGACCAACCTTGAACGCCGGATTGCCGAGCTGGGGATTTTCCCGGCGGTAGACCCGCTTGCGTCCTCTTCAAGGATCCTTACCCCCGAGATCGTCGGGGATGATCATTATCAAGTTGCGCAAGGTGTGAAAAGAATTCTTCAGCGTTATAAAGAATTGCAGGATATCATTGCCATCCTGGGTATGGATGAGCTGTCCGACGAAGACAAACTGACGGTTCAGCGCGCCAGAAAAATCGAACGTTTCTTATCGCAGCCGTTCCACGTCGCCGAGCAATTTACGGGCATCAAAGGTGTCTACGTTCCGGTTAAAGAAACGGTTCGCAGCTTCAAAGAAATTCTTGAAGGCAAGCACGACAACCTTCCGGAAGCGGCATTCATGTATGTTGGAACGATTGAAGAAGCCGTTGAGAAAGCGAAGACGTTGTAG
- a CDS encoding NADH-quinone oxidoreductase subunit C: MSDENKKIDNIDGKSTPSEETVERIEQIQAADPKVQTTSEPSDPPAAELQEQQEKEEKAKAAAKAREERAKARAAKQEAAEPSEEKPKEPSRNQPRLDRAVQLIKENISEAAVEEAFINERDRDLPYLIIKPQFWTECAALLKDHEELQLNYLRNVSGTDQESHLEVAYHLVSLSTKQEFCVKIKTDRDQPSIPSAVDAWSTANWNEREIYDLLGIVFTGHPDLRRIMMPDDWVGHPLRKDYIPIDPEV, from the coding sequence ATGAGTGATGAGAATAAAAAAATCGACAATATCGACGGAAAATCGACTCCTTCGGAAGAAACCGTTGAGAGGATAGAACAGATACAAGCAGCCGATCCGAAGGTGCAAACAACTTCCGAGCCCTCTGATCCTCCGGCGGCCGAATTGCAGGAGCAGCAGGAGAAGGAAGAGAAGGCCAAAGCCGCTGCGAAGGCTCGGGAAGAACGGGCCAAAGCGCGGGCAGCCAAGCAGGAAGCCGCGGAGCCTTCGGAAGAGAAGCCGAAAGAGCCGTCACGTAACCAGCCAAGGCTGGATCGGGCGGTGCAGCTGATTAAAGAAAACATTTCTGAAGCAGCCGTGGAGGAGGCTTTTATCAATGAGCGTGACCGAGATCTTCCTTATCTTATTATAAAACCTCAATTCTGGACGGAATGTGCTGCTTTATTAAAAGACCATGAAGAGTTGCAGCTGAATTATCTGCGGAATGTATCCGGCACTGATCAGGAAAGTCACTTGGAAGTCGCGTATCATCTGGTTTCGCTGTCCACAAAGCAGGAATTTTGCGTCAAAATCAAAACCGATCGAGATCAGCCGTCGATTCCTTCCGCAGTGGATGCTTGGAGCACGGCCAACTGGAACGAGAGGGAAATCTACGATCTGTTGGGCATCGTTTTTACGGGGCATCCGGATTTGCGAAGAATCATGATGCCCGATGATTGGGTAGGGCATCCTTTGCGTAAGGATTATATACCCATCGACCCGGAGGTGTAA
- a CDS encoding NuoB/complex I 20 kDa subunit family protein, translating to MEFDLGSVTPEEREELQRNVFLGTLEQIKGWARSNSLWPLTFGLACCAIEMMGTGASHYDLDRFGVIFRTSPRQSDVMIVAGTVTKKMGPLLRRLYDQMPEPKWVIAMGSCATAGGPYVRSYSVVKGVDQIVPVDVYIPGCPPNPAALIYGINKLQEKIRYEAKTGKRVTNV from the coding sequence ATGGAATTCGATTTAGGATCGGTAACGCCTGAAGAGCGGGAAGAACTGCAGAGGAACGTTTTTCTGGGAACCCTGGAGCAGATCAAGGGTTGGGCGAGAAGCAATTCCTTGTGGCCTCTTACCTTCGGGTTGGCTTGCTGTGCCATTGAAATGATGGGAACCGGTGCTTCTCACTACGATTTGGACCGCTTTGGCGTTATTTTTCGGACGTCGCCCCGCCAGTCCGATGTCATGATCGTTGCCGGTACGGTGACAAAGAAGATGGGGCCGCTGCTGAGAAGGCTGTACGACCAGATGCCGGAACCGAAATGGGTAATTGCCATGGGTTCCTGCGCAACTGCCGGGGGACCGTATGTCAGATCTTATTCGGTCGTGAAGGGCGTAGATCAGATCGTTCCTGTGGATGTGTATATACCGGGCTGTCCGCCCAATCCCGCGGCATTGATTTACGGGATCAACAAGCTTCAGGAGAAAATCCGATACGAGGCCAAAACCGGTAAGCGGGTGACGAACGTATGA
- the atpA gene encoding F0F1 ATP synthase subunit alpha produces MSIRPEEISTLIKQQIEQYKTEIEVSEVGTVIQIGDGIARAHGLDKVMAGELLEFSNGVMGMALNLEEDNVGIVIMGPYTDIREGDQVKRTGRIMEVPVGEALLGRVVNPLGQPVDGKGPIETTQFRPVESQAPGVIDRKSVFEPMQTGIKAIDSMIPIGRGQRELIIGDRQTGKTAIAIDTIINQKGNGMICIYVAIGQKQSTVAHVVETLRKHGALDYTIVVTASASEPAPLLFLAPYSGCSMGEHFMYQGKHVLVVYDDLTKQAAAYRELSLLLRRPPGREAYPGDVFYLHSRLLERAAKLNDELGGGSLTALPFIETQAGDVSAYIPTNVISITDGQIFLESDLFYSGQRPAVNVGISVSRVGSAAQIKAMKKVAGTLKLDLAQYRELAAFAQFGSDLDKATQARLNRGARTMEILKQGVNQPMPVEKQVVSIYLAIKGFLDEIELKDIQRFEKEFHSYLESNHPEILKSIAEAKEITADNEKALQDSIGKFKKTFAASV; encoded by the coding sequence TTGAGTATCAGACCTGAAGAAATCAGCACGCTGATCAAACAGCAAATTGAGCAATATAAAACCGAAATCGAAGTTTCCGAAGTGGGTACCGTTATTCAAATCGGTGACGGTATTGCCCGCGCGCACGGCCTGGACAAAGTGATGGCCGGTGAGCTGTTGGAGTTCTCCAACGGTGTTATGGGCATGGCCCTGAACCTTGAGGAAGACAATGTGGGTATCGTTATCATGGGTCCGTATACGGATATCCGTGAAGGCGACCAAGTCAAACGTACCGGCCGCATTATGGAGGTTCCGGTTGGCGAAGCTCTGCTGGGCCGCGTCGTTAACCCGCTGGGACAGCCTGTGGACGGTAAAGGCCCGATCGAAACAACCCAATTCCGTCCTGTTGAATCTCAAGCGCCTGGCGTCATTGACCGGAAATCCGTATTCGAGCCGATGCAGACCGGTATTAAAGCGATCGATTCAATGATTCCGATCGGCCGCGGACAGCGCGAATTGATTATCGGAGACCGCCAAACCGGTAAAACGGCTATTGCGATCGACACGATCATCAACCAAAAAGGCAATGGCATGATTTGTATTTATGTAGCCATCGGACAGAAGCAGTCCACCGTCGCTCACGTCGTGGAGACGCTCCGCAAACACGGCGCTCTTGATTACACGATCGTGGTTACGGCCAGTGCATCCGAGCCGGCGCCGCTGCTGTTCCTGGCTCCATATTCAGGCTGCTCGATGGGCGAGCATTTCATGTATCAAGGCAAACACGTGCTGGTTGTATATGACGACCTGACCAAACAAGCTGCGGCATACCGCGAGCTTTCCCTGCTGCTGAGACGTCCTCCGGGCCGCGAAGCATATCCCGGTGACGTATTCTATCTGCACTCCCGCTTGCTGGAGCGCGCGGCGAAGCTTAATGACGAACTGGGCGGAGGCTCCTTGACGGCACTTCCGTTTATCGAGACTCAGGCTGGCGACGTTTCCGCCTATATTCCGACGAACGTTATTTCAATTACCGACGGCCAGATCTTCCTGGAGTCCGACTTGTTCTACTCCGGACAGCGACCTGCCGTTAACGTCGGGATTTCCGTATCCCGGGTTGGCAGCGCCGCGCAAATCAAAGCGATGAAGAAAGTTGCCGGTACGCTGAAGCTCGATCTTGCCCAGTATCGTGAGTTGGCGGCATTCGCGCAGTTCGGTTCTGATTTGGATAAAGCCACCCAAGCCCGTTTGAACCGCGGAGCGCGCACCATGGAAATTCTGAAGCAGGGCGTCAACCAGCCGATGCCTGTCGAAAAACAGGTTGTCAGCATTTACTTGGCGATCAAAGGATTCCTTGACGAAATCGAACTGAAAGACATTCAGCGTTTCGAGAAAGAATTCCATTCTTATCTGGAGTCTAATCATCCGGAAATCCTTAAATCGATTGCCGAAGCGAAAGAGATCACAGCCGATAACGAGAAAGCGCTGCAGGATTCGATCGGGAAATTCAAGAAAACCTTTGCGGCATCCGTATAA
- the nuoH gene encoding NADH-quinone oxidoreductase subunit NuoH, protein MSSLLQHSLTWGTFGLMLLAGIVMLLAVLGFVTYAIYFERKVIGWMQLRIGPNRVGPLGLLQSVADVLKLLIKEDTIPKKAERDLFILAPVITFVPSFTVLATIPYTPTIHFANLDVGVLFYVALSGISTIGIVLGGWASNNKYALLGGMRSAAQMISYEIPLVISVVGVILLSGSMNLQTIVEHQAGWFWQWNFVPQILGFIVFIIAGISELNRTPFDLPEAESELVAGYHVEYSGFRFAFFMLAEYVYVAAIAALTTAMFLGGWHAPAPFLEFIPGFVWFLLKFSFIVFTLFWIRATMPRIRADQLMGLGWKWLLPISLINVFITAIFMEFVK, encoded by the coding sequence ATGAGTTCCCTGCTGCAACACAGTCTCACTTGGGGCACGTTCGGCTTGATGCTGCTGGCCGGCATCGTGATGCTGCTGGCGGTATTGGGCTTTGTGACCTATGCGATATATTTTGAACGAAAAGTTATCGGCTGGATGCAGCTCCGCATCGGTCCCAACCGGGTTGGGCCGCTGGGATTGCTGCAGTCGGTAGCCGATGTTTTGAAGCTGCTGATTAAAGAAGATACGATACCGAAAAAAGCGGAGCGTGATTTGTTTATTCTCGCTCCCGTTATTACGTTCGTTCCATCGTTTACCGTCTTGGCCACGATCCCTTATACACCGACGATCCACTTCGCCAATTTGGATGTAGGTGTCCTATTCTATGTGGCGCTTTCCGGAATTTCCACAATCGGCATCGTTCTCGGCGGGTGGGCTTCCAACAACAAATACGCCCTCCTCGGCGGAATGCGTTCCGCTGCGCAAATGATCAGCTACGAAATTCCGCTGGTCATTTCTGTGGTTGGCGTGATTCTGCTGAGCGGAAGCATGAATCTGCAGACCATCGTGGAGCATCAGGCAGGCTGGTTCTGGCAGTGGAACTTTGTGCCGCAAATTCTCGGGTTTATCGTATTCATCATTGCAGGAATATCCGAATTGAACAGAACGCCGTTTGATTTGCCGGAAGCCGAATCGGAGCTCGTTGCCGGCTATCATGTGGAATACAGCGGCTTCCGATTTGCTTTCTTTATGCTGGCGGAATATGTATACGTAGCTGCCATCGCCGCGCTGACAACCGCGATGTTCCTTGGCGGATGGCATGCACCGGCGCCGTTTCTGGAGTTTATCCCGGGCTTCGTTTGGTTTTTGCTCAAATTCAGCTTTATCGTATTTACGCTGTTCTGGATCCGTGCCACGATGCCGCGTATACGCGCAGACCAATTGATGGGACTGGGCTGGAAATGGCTTTTGCCGATCTCGCTGATTAACGTGTTTATTACAGCAATTTTTATGGAATTCGTGAAATAA